A window of Thunnus thynnus chromosome 17, fThuThy2.1, whole genome shotgun sequence contains these coding sequences:
- the dexi gene encoding dexamethasone-induced protein homolog: protein MTHSIYAQLDSVESLLDELPYMFYLGLFFVNVLILYYAFLMEYIVLNVGIVFLPEDMDQALVDLGVLSDPASAPYDTDTELDVFEGYLE from the coding sequence ATGACACACTCAATTTATGCCCAGCTAGATTCGGTCGAATCGCTTTTGGACGAGCTCCCATATATGTTTTATCTGGGCCTGTTCTTTGTGAACGTCCTGATCCTCTACTATGCCTTTCTGATGGAGTACATCGTCCTGAATGTGGGGATAGTGTTTCTGCCTGAGGACATGGACCAGGCGTTGGTGGACCTCGGGGTGCTGTCCGACCCGGCCTCTGCCCCCTACGACACGGACACGGAGCTGGATGTGTTTGAGGGGTATCTTGAGTGA
- the ciita gene encoding MHC class II transactivator isoform X3, translating to MHEVEQDHEFGDLPDDLSEFLNNEYLPEFIDTEVLFGDPWLNCGDNNSDVLTTTELPSSDSHQQEKQHNLRSKTNNRHKRPKAPRSQPCTDENMPSRAKRPRAAGQAKTKKAQTEPTVTQGSDTGSEQSSAETAGLSTPSPRILHLHPSIQFITIPDTPGYQVVQTLSLSPPVIRLPLPNTAATPTYIFVPAPSPPRNCQMPPLSPVDGAVAPVQMSSSPPGSLSDTASKAMSPPRASPLFPSNETSPCKESPVPQSPTVLDIPQGVKDYIQEAKAHMSQTCQDMEPGMNLTSHYIDVQVIQREILRSGKNPNKCLDKELVIMGETDQQKSLLGQSQIFESSNGDKPKRYILLLGNAGMGKTTLIRKLCLDWARDCIPQFDFVFLLDGKALTITEPTYSLQTLLLNLSSFAPSCIDPQAVYAQILAAPKRVLIIFDGFDELRDYEILLQTQEKDLITSLQKDSKAQTYTVRQLYSAILQRVLLPGCTLLLSTRPRGTASQLLRRADSLLEMSGFTPTYVESYLSQYFTDPALRTSAMDCLKNCSYLHHLCWNPGLCRLVCLVLEQSKSSEILPRTLTGLCHQVLRLKIERDCRSTHSQAEAQAQISIQSGEETQTHTSNNTQAKRGSKNTQRKSRAQVRTRSRTQRARRAKVQEKEAGEVEAEEMKSDGGDVDSTEERELLSQLSSLAWEGVKANSSIIPTGRTIATKLEAFGLRTGLFLSHHLKTKQVFSGGEREGGEGEDREKKGRGQKGQRRENQGSTDMENNISDNILMWANPFLQSYLAGVHLALSRTVSDRTFLQSLPFQSGSKGRRRPQREELELTQRFAVGLLFHNRTELQRLHLYTETTFRDMVVSKQGLVTKHLEGLSHVDLSPAQILEACHFVYEASFTHEDDSKDSGGTRLATHLAANLPEVLTFHRVSLSPLDMFAVQNVLERGGTEGRSFCLDLEDSGIQISGLRALVGLSNINTYRACIADVITLWGQLEQSGEEGLLQQVISKFKIHPLKATQVCHIEHLAKLVNIHVHRRLSDSSSSQSHSILAEGVPAVKELHKLEFELGPESGPLALPKLWELLPGLHNLQHLDLENSKIGDKGAEKLADALVSLCSLEILNLSQNCIGDQGVKKLATTLRDLPKLHCLSLYSNVISDEGAESLAAALPQMASLTDLDVKYNKLTDVGAQSLGVSLRNCKKIKTLRMWNQCIPYGVFERLQQQDHRILWH from the exons ATGCATGAAGTGGAACAGGACCATGAATTCGGAGATCTACCAG ATGATTTATCTGAATTCTTGAACAATGAGTACCTGCCAGAGTTTATCG ACACAGAAGTCCTCTTTGGCGATCCATGGTTGAATTGTGGGGACAACAACA GTGACGTTCTCACAACAACAGAGCTACCCAGCTCAGACAGCCACCAGCAGGAAAAGCAGCACAATTTaagaagcaaaacaaataacagGCATAAAAGACCGAAAG CTCCTCGGTCACAACCATGCACTGATGAGAATATGCCATCCAGAGCTAAAAGGCCCCGAGCAGCAG GTCAAGCAAAGACTAAAAAAGCACAGACTGAGCCAACTGTCACTCAGG GCAGTGACACAGGATCAGAGCAGAGTTCAGCAGAGACAGCAGGCCTCTCCACACCTTCACCGAGGATCCTTcatctccatccctccatccagtTTATCACTATCCCAGACACTCCAGGATATCAGGTTGTTCAGACACTGAGTCTCTCTCCTCCGGTTATTAGACTTCCACTCCCCAATACAGCTGCTACACCAACATACATATTTG TGCCTGCTCCCTCGCCACCCCGCAACTGCCAAATGCCACCCCTCTCCCCAG TGGACGGTGCAGTAGCACCAGTCCAAATGAGTTCATCCCCACCTGGATCTTTGTCAGACACTGCTAGCAAAGCCATGTCTCCTCCTCGTGCCTCACCACTCTTCCCCAGTAATG AAACATCCCCTTGTAAAGAATCACCTGTTCCTCAGTCTCCCACTGTCCTTGATATTCCAC aggGTGTCAAGGACTACATTCAGGAAGCCAAAGCCCACATGAGTCAAACCTGCCAGGATATGGAACCAGGGATGAACCTGACTTCTCATTACATCGATGTGCAAGTGATCCAGAGAGAGATTCTTCGCTCtggaaaaaacccaaacaaatgCCTGGACAAAGAGCTAGTCATCATGGGAGAAACAGACCAACAAAAAAGCTTGTTGGGGCAGAGTCAG ATCTTTGAGAGCTCAAATGGAGACAAACCCAAACGCTACATATTGCTACTCGGCAATGCAGGCATGGGGAAAACCACCCTGATCAGGAAGCTGTGTCTTGACTGGGCCAGAGACTGCATCCCACAGTTTGACTTTGTCTTCTTATTGGATGGCAAAGCACTCACCATAACAGAGCCGACGTATAGCCTTCAGACCCTCCTGCTCAACCTCTCCTCCTTTGCCCCTTCCTGCATCGACCCCCAAGCAGTGTATGCTCAAATCCTTGCAGCCCCTAAGCGTGTGCTAATCATTTTTGATGGGTTTGACGAGTTGCGGGACTATGAAATTCTTCTCCAGACTCAGGAAAAAGACTTGATCACATCATTGCAAAAAGACAGTAAAGCGCAGACCTACACAGTGAGACAGCTATACTCTGCCATCCTTCAGAGGGTCCTTCTTCCCGGCTGCACTCTTCTGCTCTCTACCCGACCAAGAGGCACTGCCAGCCAGCTACTTCGGCGGGCAGACAGCCTTTTGGAAATGAGTGGCTTCACCCCCACATATGTCGAGAGTTATTTGTCCCAGTACTTTACTGATCCTGCCCTCAGGACATCTGCCATGGACTGCTTAAAAAACTGCAGCTATCTACATCATCTCTGCTGGAACCCTGGGCTATGTCGGCTGGTGTGCTTGGTTTTAGAGCAGTCCAAAAGTTCAGAGATCCTACCGAGAACTTTAACCGGACTCTGCCATCAAGTGCTTCGTCTGAAAATAGAAAGAGACTGCAGGAGCACACATTCACAGGCTGAGGCTCAAGCACAAATATCCATTCAATCTGGAGAAGAAACCCAGACACATACCTCAAATAACACTCAGGCGAAGAGAGGTTCCAAAAATACTCAGAGAAAGTCCCGAGCACAGGTGCGCACTCGCTCTCGCACCCAAAGAGCAAGGCGGGCAAAAGTACAGGAGAAAGAGGCGGGTGAAGTGGAagcagaggagatgaagagtgATGGAGGTGATGTAGAtagcacagaggagagagagttgCTGTCCCAGCTGAGCTCTTTGGCCTGGGAAGGGGTCAAAGCCAACTCTTCCATCATTCCCACGGGACGGACCATAGCCACCAAACTCGAGGCGTTTGGTCTCAGGACAGggctcttcctctctcaccaCCTGAAAACGAAGCAGGTGTTTTCAGGTGgtgagagggaaggaggggaaggagaggacagagagaaaaaaggaagaggacAGAAAGGACAAAGGAGGGAAAACCAAGGAAGCACAGATATGGAAAACAATATCAGCGATAACATCCTGATGTGGGCAAACCCCTTTCTTCAGAGTTACCTGGCAGGGGTCCATCTGGCTCTGTCAAG GACTGTATCAGACCGTACTTTCCTCCAGTCCCTCCCTTTCCAGTCGGGCTCAAAGGGGCGTCGGCGACCCCAAAGAGAGGAGCTGGAGCTGACTCAACGATTTGCAGTTGGCCTCCTTTTCCACAAcaggacagagctgcagaggCTTCACCTGTACACAGAGACAACTTTCAGAGACATGGTAGTCAGCAAGCAGGGTTTAGTAACCAAACACCTTGAGGGTCTTTCCCATGTTGACCTGAGCCCCGCACAGATTCTGGAGGCGTGTCACTTTGTTTATGAGGCAAGTTTCACGCATGAGGACGATAGCAAAGATAGTGGGGGCACACGATTGGCTACTCACCTGGCAGCGAACCTTCCAGAGGTTCTGACATTTCACAGAGTTTCACTCAGCCCACTGGACATGTTCGCTGTGCAGAATGTTCTCGAAAGGGGCGGAACTGAAGGTAGAAGTTTCTGTTTGGATCTGGAGGACTCTGGGATACAGATCTCTGGACTCAGGGCCCTGGTGGGGCTCAGCAACATCAACACATACAG GGCATGCATTGCTGATGTCATCACCCTATGGGGGCAGCTAGAGCAGAGTGGTGAAGAGGGGCTCCTACAACAGGTGATCTCCAAGTTCAAGATCCACCCTCTGAAAGCCACGCAGGTGTGTCACATAGAGCACCTGGCCAAGCTGGTTAACATACACGTGCACAGGAGGCTGTCAGACAG TAGCTCCAGCCAATCACATTCCATCCTGGCAGAGGGAGTGCCAGCAGTCAAAGAGCTACACAAGCTGGAGTTTGA GCTTGGTCCAGAGAGTGGCCCCCTGGCTCTTCCCAAGCTGTGGGAGCTCCTGCCAGGTTTACATAACCTACAGCACTTAGA tTTAGAGAACAGTAAAATCGGAGACAAAGGAGCTGAGAAATTGGCTGATGCTTTAGTCTCCCTCTGTTCCCTGGAGATACTCAA TCTGTCACAGAATTGTATAGGAGACCAGGGGGTAAAGAAACTAGCAACCACACTGAGGGATCTGCCCAAACTGCACTGTTTAAG tctCTACAGTAACGTGATTTCTGATGAAGGGGCAGAGAGTTTGGCTGCTGCCCTCCCCCAAATGGCTTCTCTCACTGACCTAGA TGTGAAGTATAACAAATTAACAGATGTTGGAGCACAGAGCTTGGGAGTCAGTCTgagaaactgtaaaaaaatCAAGACTTTGAG GATGTGGAACCAGTGTATTCCATATGGAGTATTTGAGAGACTTCAACAACAGGACCACAGGATCCTTTGGCATTAG